The following are from one region of the Nicotiana tomentosiformis chromosome 7, ASM39032v3, whole genome shotgun sequence genome:
- the LOC138895606 gene encoding uncharacterized mitochondrial protein AtMg00810-like encodes MKDLGELKFFLGIEFARSRSEIVMSQRKYAMELISEMGLAGAKPAGTPLETNLKLTSVEYDIIVGSPECEDTLFDDIGAYQRLVGMLLYLTMTRVDITFVVQVLSQFMHKLKQSHWEAALRVVKYVKTSPCLGILMPSKGLDKLEAYCDLD; translated from the coding sequence ATGAAAGATTTAGGAGAACTTAAGTTCTTTCTGGGAATAGAATTTGCAAGATCCAGAAGTGAGATTGTTATGAGTCAAAGGAAATATGCTATGGAGCTGATATCTGAAATGGGACTTGCAGGTGCTAAACCTGCTGGAACACCTCTAGAGACAAACCTGAAGCTTACATCTGTTGAGTATGATATTATCGTAGGATCACCTGAGTGTGAAGACACGTTGTTTGATGATATAGGTGCATATCAAAGACTGGTGGGGATGCTATTATACCTTACAATGACCAGAGTTGATATAACATTTGTAGTACAAGTACTAAGTCAATTTATGCACAAGCTTAAGCAGTCTCACTGGGAAGCTGCCTTGAGGGTTGTGAAATATGTCAAAACTTCTCCATGTCTTGGTATACTAATGCCTTCAAAAGGATTAGATAAGTTGGAAGCATATTGTGACTTAGATTGA
- the LOC104100786 gene encoding serine/threonine-protein kinase D6PKL2-like: MASTPSTKSSRRSSPSQVSKSNKLEIATSKEREVVSKQLMVEAAASKKSQSSQPKGSPKSLADKFDSSLYLGNSKQAPSGVGTVPTEAKVTQGGTADQERKSSIKDSSASAKVSDGASSLAKTSGSAKISDRADFLESGKSSICRGSTGTDVSEESTSSSLSSSVNKPHKANDSRWEAIQAIRTKDGMLDLRHFRLLKKLGSGDIGSVYLSELCGTKCYFAMKVMDKASLASRKKLLRAQTEREILQSLDHPFLPTLYSHFETEKFSCLVMEFCPGGDLHTLRQRQPGKHFSEQAVKFYVAEVLLAMEYLHMLGIVYRDLKPENVLVREDGHIMLSDFDLSLRCTVSPTLVKSSSLETEPLRKNSAYCVQPACIEPSCIQPSCAVPTTCFGPRLFSSKSKKEKKSKNEIGNQVSPLPELIAEPTGARSMSFVGTHEYLAPEIIKGEGHGSAVDWWTFGIFLYELLFGKTPFKGSGNRQTLFNVVGQPLRFPESPVVSFSARDLIRGLLVKEPQHRLAYKRGATEIKQHPFFEGVNWALIRCASPPEIPRPVEFERISVPAASTSEKAVAGTVPQQKNSDNYLEFDFF; encoded by the exons ATGGCCTCAACACCTTCTACCAAGAGTTCTCGCAGGTCTTCACCTTCCCAAGTTTCAAAAAGTAACAAATTAGAGATCGCAACTTCTAAAGAACGAGAAGTTGTATCGAAGCAGCTTATGGTTGAAGCAGCAGCCAGCAAAAAGTCACAGAGCTCTCAGCCTAAGGGATCTCCCAAATCACTCGCTGATAAATTTGATTCAAGCTTATATTTGGGCAATTCAAAACAAGCACCAAGCGGTGTAGGTACTGTGCCTACCGAGGCAAAGGTCACACAAGGCGGCACAGCTGATCAGGAAAGAAAGAGTTCTATTAAGGACAGCTCAGCATCAGCCAAAGTTAGCGATGGGGCCAGTAGCCTCGCGAAAACAAGTGGAAGTGCCAAAATTAGTGACCGGGCAGATTTTCTTGAGAGTGGTAAGAGCAGCATCTGTAGGGGGAGCACAGGCACTGATGTAAGTGAGGAGAGTACTTCTagcagcttgagcagcagtgtCAACAAACCTCATAAAGCTAATGACTCAAGATGGGAAGCAATTCAAGCTATCCGAACTAAAGATGGGATGTTGGATTTGAGGCATTTCCGGTTGCTGAAGAAGTTGGGAAGTGGTGATATTGGAAGTGTGTATctatctgagttatgtggtacaaaGTGTTATTTTGCTATGAAAGTTATGGATAAGGCGTCATTAGCCAGTCGTAAGAAATTGCTTCGTGCTCAGACAGAAAGAGAGATATTGCAGTCCTTGGACCATCCATTTCTCCCAACATTATATAGCCATTTTGAAACAGAAAAATTTTCATGTCTAGTAATGGAGTTCTGCCCAGGAGGAGACTTGCACACGCTTAGACAAAGGCAACCAGGGAAGCATTTTTCAGAACAAGCAGTGAA GTTCTACGTAGCAGAAGTGCTCCTTGCTATGGAATACCTCCACATGCTTGGCATTGTGTACCGTGATCTCAAGCCAGAAAATGTGCTTGTCAGAGAAGACGGGCATATAATGCTCTCTGATTTTGATCTCTCCCTTCGCTGCACTGTGAGTCCAACGCTTGTCAAGTCATCATCCCTAGAAACAGAGCCGCTGCGGAAGAATTCAGCTTATTGTGTGCAGCCAGCTTGCATCGAGCCCTCTTGTATTCAGCCATCCTGTGCTGTTCCTACAACTTGTTTTGGGCCTCGCCTTTTTTCTAGCAAgtcaaagaaagaaaagaaatctaAGAATGAAATAGGGAACCAAGTTAGCCCATTACCAGAGCTAATTGCTGAGCCTACTGGAGCGCGATCGATGTCATTTGTCGGGACCCACGAGTATTTAGCACCCGAGATAATCAAAGGCGAAGGACATGGAAGTGCAGTGGACTGGTGGACTTTTGGTATCTTTCTCTATGAGTTATTGTTTGGCAAGACACCCTTCAAAGGATCAGGGAATCGACAAACCCTTTTCAACGTTGTGGGTCAACCCCTGCGGTTTCCAGAATCTCCGGTGGTCAGTTTTTCAGCAAGGGATCTTATCCGAGGCTTGCTCGTGAAAGAGCCACAGCATAGATTGGCATACAAAAGAGGAGCCACAGAAATTAAGCAGCATCCCTTCTTTGAAGGTGTAAATTGGGCTTTGATTCGTTGTGCAAGCCCTCCTGAGATCCCAAGGCCCGTGGAATTCGAGAGAATTTCAGTTCCAGCAGCATCCACCAGTGAGAAAGCTGTAGCTGGAACTGTCCCTCAGCAGAAAAATTCAGATAACTATCTTGAATTTGATTTCTTTTAA